The Leadbetterella byssophila DSM 17132 DNA window CTCCAGATTTTCATTTCTACTGTAACCAAAGGACTCCCCAATGCCTCTACATTCCTCCCATGGTCTGGTGAATTTCACCTTACTCACATCTGCATATTCAGTGGTATAGAAACTACCGTACTTACTGCGGGTATCAGACCCCCAGCGGTCATTGATCACAATATGATTCTTAACCTTTGATTCATTGAATAACCAAGCCATAAAAGGCTCAATCTTCCAGTCCTTTGTAGGCTTATCCCATTCCCCGTCTCCCCATAAGATATCCGGCTCATATTGATCAACTAATTCACGCATCTGCAGCAACATACGCTCTTCTATGTACTTATCAGGATCTGTTTTATATAAAGGATTAAACCATTCATATAAGGAATAATAATAGCCCATTTTCAGTCCTTTACTCTTCACCGCTTTGGTCAAGTCACCAAGGAGATCTCGTCTGGGTCCTATATCGCCGGCATTCCAGTTCCAAGAATATTTACTAGGCCACATGGTAAAACCTTCATGATGCTTAGACGTAAGTACTACATACTTCGCACCTGAATTTTCAAGAATATCTGCCCATTTTGAAGGTTCAAATAACTCCGCCTTAAAATCATGAGCAAACTCTTGGTAGGGTTTTCCACTATAAACCCTTTGATGAAAATCCACAAATTCTTTATGGATCTTCAATTTGGAATTATTGAGCCTTTCCCAATACCATTCGGAATAGTAACTACCAAAACCATCAGCATTAGAAAGTGTAGCCCATGCAGGTACTGAATAAAGCCCCCAGTGAATAAAGATTCCAAATTTTGCATCTTCAAACCATGCCGGAGTGGGCCTCTGATCCAAACTTGACCATTGAGGGGCATATTGGGCTTTAGTGGTAAAAGCAAAAAAGAGTAAAAGGAAGAATAGACTTTTTTTCATTATTTAAAGTAGGATTTAGATGGATATACTTTGCCATTGCCCGGACTCGTGGTAACAGAATAAACAAAGCCTGGATTCACGGCATAAGATCCATATTCTCCTGCTTTATTTAGGGCTATAAAGCCCACCTGGAAGTCCCTAGCTTTCTTAGGATTTATTTTCACCAATCTTTCTACGGCTAATCTACATGCCGTTTCAGGTGATTTGCCTTGTCGCATAAATTCAGTCACCAAGAAGGAACCCGCTATACGGATCACTTCTTCTCCCTGCCCAGAAGACGTTACCGCTCCTACCTCATTATCCACGTAAAGTCCCGCCCCAATGATGGGTGAATCCCCTACTCTTCCTCTTAATTTGAATCCCATACCAGAAGTAGTACATGCTCCGGAAAGATTACCCGCATTATCCAGGGCTACTAATCCCATGGTGTCATGATTAAAACTACCGTCTTCAAAGCGTTGAGGCGCAAAAGGACCATTGCCTTTCTGCAAAGCCTTATTCTGCTCTAATTCAATATTCTTTATCGGCTTATATTCTGATTTCTTCAACCATTCCTCGTAAGCCCTTTTTGCATCATCTGATAGTACTTTAGGTTCCGGAGTAAATCCGTTTTTCAAAGCAAAGTCCCGTGCGCCCTCTCCTACCAAAAACACATGAGGGGTGGTTTCCATTACCTTTCTTGCAACAGAAATAGGGTGTTTAATATCTTCCAAAAATGCCACTCCACCGCAGTTCATCTGATGATCCATGATGGAGGCATCTAAGGTTACGAATCCGTCTCTATCCGGATTTCCACCTAGGCCTACGCAACAATTAACCTGATCTTCAATAAACCTTGCACCCTGTTCCACCGCGTCTATAGCCTTCCCCTCCGGATGTTTTAGCACTTCAAAAGCAGCTTCATTCACAGGAATTCCGCTGTCCCAGGTGCTGATTACAATTGGCTTGCGGACAGACTTGCCCAAAGCCGGAAATGCTACTAATCCCAAAAGGGTTTGAGCTAAGAAACTTCGGCGATTACTCATTGGAATCAATTGGATAAGGTAAATAGATAAATCCGGCAAATTCACCGTCAATAACAAATAGACAGCAATACTCATCGGCGTCTTTGTAGTTCTCTATAAATAGCTCACGAGACTCTTCCCCTATCATACCTGCCTCCAAAAAATGCTCGAAATAGCTCGCTCTATAATAATATACAGTCTTAAAATCAGAAGGTTGAAATAACATGGCTCCTAATTCCACTTCCTTCTCGGATACCACAAAAACAGGATATTTGGAGAATTCTCTTTTCCTGATTTGATAAGAAGACTCTTTTAGATGATCAGCCACTTTCAAGAAATCAGAAGATACCTTACCCATCAGTTTGGTATTAATTTCCGGAGAGTTAGCATCGTCCATTAATGTGTTTTCGTTGCTGTGATTGATCATGATTGCTATAAATTATAATCCTGCTGATAAAATTAGTCCTAAATCCTTGTAACGCATATTAAAACGCTGCGCCAAATTCAAATGAGTAACACTTCCCTTATGGGTTATCACTCCTTTCATAAACCATTTGTTGTGCGAAATCATTTCATGTATTCCTCCCAGATTCACAGCTTTCATCAACAATGGTGCAAAGATATTACTCAATGCCTCACTTGCCGTATGAGAAAAACGAGAAGCTATGTTCGGAACACAATAATGAATAACTCCATGCTTTTTAAATACAGGTCTATTATGGGAAGTTACTTCTGAAGTTTCACAACATCCTCCAGTGTCTATGGCTACGTCAACAATGACCGCATTAGGTTTCATCTTAGAAACCATCTCTTCCGTGATGACCATGGGAGCAAAACCAAATTCACTTCTCAAAGCACCTACTACCAAATCTGCTTCTTTCAATGCATTCGGGAAATTAACTGAATCGATAACGGAGGTATAAATCCGCGTACCTACGGCATATTGTAACCTTCTCAGTCGGTAGATTTGTCGGTCAAAAACCTTAATGTTTGCCCCCAATCCCAGAGCTGATCTTACGGCAAACTCTCCTACTGTACCCGCACCTACTACCACCACATTTCTTGGAGGAACTCCTGTCACTCCACCTAAGATCACTCCTTGTCCACCGTTAGCAGAACTTAAATACTCAGAGCCAATTAATATGGCTGAAGCACCCGCAATTTCAGAAATGGTTCGAATGACAGGAAACTCTCCCGCTTTGTCTTCAATCAACTCAAAGGCTACAGTAGTAATCTGCTTCTCGTTTAATTTTTTAAAGTAATCTGCACTCAATTTGGGCAGATTTATAGTTGAAATCAAAGTAGAACCTGGCTTCAAGTATTCGAATTCTTCCGCCTGTAGGGGCTCAATTTTTAGTATAACATCACTATCAAATACCTCTTTATGGGAGGACAAAATCTCTGCACCTGCTTCTGCGTAACTTTGATCACTAAACTGAGCGCCTGCACCTGCACCTGTTTCTACTGCCACTTCAACACCGTTATTGACAAGTACTTCTACTGCATCAGGCGTAAGTACTATCCTATTCTCATCAGCAGATAATTCTTTAGGCAATCCTATTCTTATCCTTTGTCCTTTCTTCTTTAAGGCCAAAGGTGATTCCTTAGGTGTTAATGCGGTTTGCCTAGCCAAGTCCTTCAGTGTGTCCATTTTAGTGTATTGATAGGTGATAGGTGCGTGTATCTGCCGACTCATGCCCTACATGAATGTGCAGACTAGGTGTAGGTAAAAGAGAGGATATCACTTCCGGCCATTCTACCCAACAACGCTGTCCAGAATCTATATATTCTTCCAAACCCAGATTAAGTGCCTGCTCAACTGAGTCTAATCTATAACAATCAAAATGATATAGCCCCCCTGAATATTCATTCACATAATTATAGGTGGGTGAAGAGATTTCATCCTGTATTCCAATGGCCTTTCCCAAGGCTTGGATCAAGGTAGTTTTACCCGCACCTAAGTCGCCGGTAAAAGTCCACACGGGATAAGGTTTACCCATCTCCAGAATTTCCTTCATCACTTTTCCTAATCCTTCTATACCAATATCATGAAAAGTCTTATCCATATTCTTACAAATTTAGTACGAAATAAAAAAGGTTCCCCCTTTTGAGGAGAACCTTTTTCATAGGAATGAACTTTCGTCTATTAGTTGAAAGTAATTCTTGCTCCGAATTGCATATAGTAAGTAGAAGAAATACTCACGTTCTTTCTATATGTTTTTCCGTTGATGATATCACCGTTATTAGAGTTAAGACGGAACGTAGGTTTAACGTTTCCACCCATATTATTAACGTTTGTTGGAGTCAACAAGTTACCGATAGAAGTATTATAAGTTCCCCATGAAGAGTTCAATAGGTTACCTACATTAAAGATATCGATAAAGATTTGAAGACCATTTCTTGTTCCAGCTACGTTACGAATTAGATCTTGAGTAAATCTTAAGTCGAACTGATTTCTCCAAGGTAATTTCGCTCCGTTTCTTTCAGCATACTGTCCTTTTCTTGATTTCAAATATTTATCGTTTTCGATCAATTCAAAGAAGATTTTAGATTGCTCAGCT harbors:
- a CDS encoding N(4)-(beta-N-acetylglucosaminyl)-L-asparaginase, producing MSNRRSFLAQTLLGLVAFPALGKSVRKPIVISTWDSGIPVNEAAFEVLKHPEGKAIDAVEQGARFIEDQVNCCVGLGGNPDRDGFVTLDASIMDHQMNCGGVAFLEDIKHPISVARKVMETTPHVFLVGEGARDFALKNGFTPEPKVLSDDAKRAYEEWLKKSEYKPIKNIELEQNKALQKGNGPFAPQRFEDGSFNHDTMGLVALDNAGNLSGACTTSGMGFKLRGRVGDSPIIGAGLYVDNEVGAVTSSGQGEEVIRIAGSFLVTEFMRQGKSPETACRLAVERLVKINPKKARDFQVGFIALNKAGEYGSYAVNPGFVYSVTTSPGNGKVYPSKSYFK
- a CDS encoding alpha-L-fucosidase, translating into MKKSLFFLLLFFAFTTKAQYAPQWSSLDQRPTPAWFEDAKFGIFIHWGLYSVPAWATLSNADGFGSYYSEWYWERLNNSKLKIHKEFVDFHQRVYSGKPYQEFAHDFKAELFEPSKWADILENSGAKYVVLTSKHHEGFTMWPSKYSWNWNAGDIGPRRDLLGDLTKAVKSKGLKMGYYYSLYEWFNPLYKTDPDKYIEERMLLQMRELVDQYEPDILWGDGEWDKPTKDWKIEPFMAWLFNESKVKNHIVINDRWGSDTRSKYGSFYTTEYADVSKVKFTRPWEECRGIGESFGYSRNENLEMYSSAEKLVHMLVEIVSKGGNLLLNIGPRADGGIPVIMQQRLAEIGAWLKVNGEAIYGTRALADAPKVDNVFFTEKGSDHYLIATDWRDVIETSWAKKPKKVSMLGVDSPVKFEYKGGKLRVIAPHLTPKTNPCQYAWAYKIEY
- a CDS encoding alanine dehydrogenase, giving the protein MDTLKDLARQTALTPKESPLALKKKGQRIRIGLPKELSADENRIVLTPDAVEVLVNNGVEVAVETGAGAGAQFSDQSYAEAGAEILSSHKEVFDSDVILKIEPLQAEEFEYLKPGSTLISTINLPKLSADYFKKLNEKQITTVAFELIEDKAGEFPVIRTISEIAGASAILIGSEYLSSANGGQGVILGGVTGVPPRNVVVVGAGTVGEFAVRSALGLGANIKVFDRQIYRLRRLQYAVGTRIYTSVIDSVNFPNALKEADLVVGALRSEFGFAPMVITEEMVSKMKPNAVIVDVAIDTGGCCETSEVTSHNRPVFKKHGVIHYCVPNIASRFSHTASEALSNIFAPLLMKAVNLGGIHEMISHNKWFMKGVITHKGSVTHLNLAQRFNMRYKDLGLILSAGL
- the tsaE gene encoding tRNA (adenosine(37)-N6)-threonylcarbamoyltransferase complex ATPase subunit type 1 TsaE, which gives rise to MDKTFHDIGIEGLGKVMKEILEMGKPYPVWTFTGDLGAGKTTLIQALGKAIGIQDEISSPTYNYVNEYSGGLYHFDCYRLDSVEQALNLGLEEYIDSGQRCWVEWPEVISSLLPTPSLHIHVGHESADTRTYHLSIH